One window of the Lytechinus pictus isolate F3 Inbred chromosome 5, Lp3.0, whole genome shotgun sequence genome contains the following:
- the LOC129261077 gene encoding leucine-rich repeat-containing protein 4C-like, with translation MGSQDRSSITTYLQLLFISVVCYSVVSAQTPPPTEPPSCPSGCQCNFQTRVVDCQRGGFTSIPTTFPSYTRTLLLSSNILRNIFEDSFVGLSNLVSLDLSSCEIRTISPRAFSGLDNLHTLNLQLNHMDTLPSGAFAGLTNLRELYLQRNQLQILPGDVFNDTIFLSELDIGNNIITQIHANAFSDLSVLWVLNLAYNQLDSIPEMVLKNLTTLKHLALSGNPISTIPPMTFSSLTYLNILYLDSLQLESLEVDSFFGLQSVTNIDLSYNQFHTLDPSTFQLLTELSTLLLAGNSWNCECSLLPFVQWLKQSKINYYSPLWYCTNPNELRGTVVYGLEQHDFACEPSITNPPIDTTVGYRNRVFFQCVARGDPTPEIQWYQPDGTRITATSYEEYMYTAVNGIVLVIQFADKEHVGSFNCTATNVHGSDSVKFQVDVTGLPEPEVTTIPGSTASDGSSTTVEASTSTCLSYTLSIMVESVDETSIAVSWVPFTGEREITRYVVQSHLFGDEQTNSYFVNKTEDNYELTNLISNTGYTVCASFLIDHCPLVVPRRQCREVTTAGVNPTIAAMQRRHRQEIIGTVLACILGTLLLMATIFFVLWRYRKPKTYNQYDFKGNTDTVAFEGIPEDAEGFASGSVTPNKYEVQNGAYINGGMDMSMGTSNDYSKDPIGASMSNDNTVIQHSVDVHSDVEHTAGYHSDNLASHGDVTTDSTTVSLKSTNSVVSGDSSRDTREQKDKASKDTELVWKEIVVLPTDLSITTTYVD, from the exons ATGGGAAGCCAAGACCGATCTTCAATCACAACATACCTTCAATTATTGTTCATCAGTGTGGTTTGTTACAGTGTAGTATCCGCTCAGACTCCCCCTCCGACAGAGCCCCCATCATGTCCAAGTGGCTGCCAATGTAATTTTCAGACCAGGGTAGTTGACTGTCAGCGAGGAGGCTTCACCAGCATACCAACAACCTTTCCATCATACACCAGAACTCTTCTCCTCAGTAGTAATATTCTGAGAAATATTTTTGAGGACTCTTTTGTTGGTCTCTCGAACCTGGTATCTTTGGACTTGAGCTCTTGTGAGATAAGAACAATCAGTCCGAGAGCATTCAGTGGTTTGGACAACCTTCACACCCTAAACCTTCAGCTGAATCACATGGATACATTACCTTCTGGAGCATTTGCAGGGCTCACCAACCTCAGAGAGCTATATCTGCAGAGGAACCAGCTGCAGATATTACCTGGTGACGTGTTCAATGATACAATTTTTCTCTCGGAATTGGACATCGGTAATAATATAATTACTCAGATACATGCCAATGCCTTCAGTGATCTCTCGGTGCTGTGGGTTCTCAACCTGGCATACAACCAACTTGACAGCATCCCTGAAATGGTATTGAAGAATCTTACGACTTTAAAGCACTTAGCCCTATCTGGAAATCCTATTTCTACCATCCCGCCAATGACCTTTAGCTCCCTCACTTATTTAAATATACTGTACCTTGATAGCTTACAGCTGGAATCGCTGGAGGTTGATTCATTTTTTGGTCTGCAATCGGTCACTAACATTGACCTATCATACAACCAATTCCATACTCTggatccatcaacatttcaacTCCTGACCGAATTGAGTACTCTACTCCTTGCAGGGAACTCATGGAACTGTGAATGTTCCCTCTTACCCTTTGTTCAGTGGCTTAAGCAGAGTAAAATCAACTACTACAGTCCTCTTTGGTATTGTACAAATCCAAATGAACTCAGAGGCACGGTTGTCTATGGGCTAGAGCAACACGACTTTGCATGTGAGCCAAGCATTACTAATCCTCCTATTGACACGACTGTTGGTTACAGGAACAGGGTATTCTTTCAATGTGTAGCAAGGGGAGATCCAACTCCAGAAATCCAGTGGTATCAACCTGATGGCACAAGAATTACAGCTACATCCTATGAGGAATATATGTACACGGCTGTGAATGGCATTGTGCTTGTAATTCAATTTGCTGACAAAGAACACGTGGGTTCCTTTAACTGCACAGCTACTAATGTGCATGGCAGTGATTCTGTAAAATTTCAGGTTGACGTCACTGGTCTTCCTGAACCGGAAGTAACCACAATCCCTGGAAGTACAGCGAGTGATGGTTCTTCAACCACTGTGGAAGCATCCACAAGCACTTGCCTTAGTTATACTTTGTCAATCATGGTGGAATCTGTTGACGAAACATCTATTGCAGTTTCTTGGGTCCCTTTTACTGGGGAAAGAGAAATCACAAGATATGTAGTACAGTCACACCTCTTTGGCGATGAGCaaacaaattcatattttgtcaaCAAAACAGAAGACAACTACgaactaacgaaccttatttcaaaCACAGGTTACACCGTCTGTGCTTCTTTTCTCATTGACCACTGTCCCCTTGTGGTACCAAGAAGGCAATGTAGAGAAGTGACAACCGCAGGTGTAAATCCTACTATAGCTGCAATGCAAAGGAGACATCGCCAAGAGATTATTGGTACAGTCCTGGCATGCATCCTAGGAACACTCCTCCTTATGGCAACAATTTTCTTCGTTCTCTGGAGATACAGGAAACCCAAGACATACAATCAATATGATTTCAAAGGCAACACGGACACAGTTGCTTTTGAAGGAATCCCTGAAGATGCTGAAGGGTTCGCCTCTGGTTCTGTTACACCTAACAAATACGAAGTGCAAAATGGAGCTTACATCAATGGAGGAATGGACATGTCAATGGGCACAAGCAATGATTACAGCAAAGACCCTATTGGAGCAAGTATGAGTAATGACAACACTGTGATCCAACACTCGGTTGACGTGCACTCGGATGTGGAACATACAGCAGGCTACCACAGTGACAACCTAGCGTCCCATGGGGATGTAACAACGGACTCTACTACTGTCTCCTTGAAGTCTACAAATTCAGTAGTGTCAGGTGATAGCTCGAGAGACACGCGAGAGCAAAAGGACAAAGCCTCCAAG gacACAGAATTGGTTTGGAAAGAAATTGTAGTTCTTCCTACCGACCTTAGTATCACAACAACCTATGTGGACTGA